In one Bombyx mori chromosome 4, ASM3026992v2 genomic region, the following are encoded:
- the LOC732942 gene encoding transcription elongation factor S-II, which produces MSVEEDVMKIQKKLTKMTSEDGTGQEEALELLKALQTMAINLDVLTKTRIGMTVNALRKSSKDDEVISLCKTLIKNWKKFLSTPNTTKDNGNSSKSKKEGKDKDKKEDRDKKLPASFPPQSNTTDAVRLKCRELLTQALKAAGETSNACGSPEELAEELEECIYAEFKNTDMRYKNRVRSRVANLKDPKNPTLRTNFFNGVISASRLAKMTPEEMASDEMKKLREKFIKEAIDDAQLATVQGTKTEMLKCGKCKKKNCTYNQLQTRSSDEPMTTFVLCNECGNRWKFC; this is translated from the exons atgagCGTTGAAGAAGATGTTATGAAAATACAGAAAAAGCTTACTAAAATGACATCTGAAGACGGCACG GGTCAAGAAGAAGCGTTAGAACTTCTGAAAGCACTTCAAACAATGGCTATCAACTTGGACGTCTTAACGAAAACAAGAATAGGAATGACTGTCAATGCTCTGAGAAAATCTAGCAAAGATGATGAAGTTATATCGCTTtgtaaaacactaattaaaaaCTGGAAAAAGTTTTTGTCGACACCAAACACGACTAAGGACAATGGAAATTCATCCAAATCTAAAAAAGAAGGTAAAGACAAAGATAAAAAAGAAGATAGAGATAAGAAATTGCCAGCATCATTTCCACCACAGTCCAACACTACAGATGCAGTAAGGCTCAAGTGTAGAGAACTTCTAACCCAAGCACTCAAGGCTGCTGGTGAAACTTCCAATGCTTGCGGATCTCCTGAAGAACTTGCTGAAGAGTTAGAAGAGTGTATTTATGCTGAATTCAAAAACACTGACATGCGTTACAAAAACAGGGTTAGATCAAGAGTTGCTAACTTGAAAGATCCTAAGAACCCAACATTACGTACAAATTTCTTTAATGGTGTCATTTCAGCATCACGTTTAGCTAAAATGACTCCTGAAGAAATGGCAAGTGATGAAATGAAAAAGTTGAGAGAAAAGTTCATTAAAGAAGCTATTGATGATGCACAGCTTGCCACAGTTCAAGGCACCAAAACAGAAATGTTAAAATGTGGCAAATGCAAAAAGAAGAACTGTACCTACAATCAACTACAAACAAGAAGTTCCGATGAACCTATGACCACATTTGTCCTTTGTAATGAATGTGGTAATCGCTGGAAATTTTGCTAA